The proteins below are encoded in one region of Oreochromis niloticus isolate F11D_XX linkage group LG6, O_niloticus_UMD_NMBU, whole genome shotgun sequence:
- the LOC109202658 gene encoding uncharacterized protein LOC109202658 isoform X2 translates to MTLREAGQRVQPKLSRYTVAGIIRTFRNENRIARRPDVGGRGRMFTTEQETHIVKMVIANNAIRLREIQQRIIDNDTIFQNIHSASISARRVLARHRIRMKQIYRVPFERNTERVKQLRYDYVQRVMELEADAMGHELLFVDEAGFNLSKTRRRGRNIIGHRAIINVPGQRGGNITMCAAISQNGVVHHHATIGPYNTAHIIAFLDTLHDMLTVQRPEQTRYVIIWDNVSFHRAALVRNWFTDHPSFMALNLPPYSPFLNPIEEFFSAWRWKVYDRHPHQQVALLQAMEETCGDIDQASCQAWIRHSRRYFPRCLGLEDIACDVDEILWPDPERRHDVG, encoded by the exons atgaccctgagggaagccggccaacgggttcagcctaaacTGAGCCGCTACACTGTGGCAGGCATCATTAGGACATTTCGAAATGAGAATCG AATTGCTAGACGTCCAGATGTTGGGGGCAGAGGCAGAATGTTCACTACAGAGCAAGAGACCCATATAGTGAAAATGGTGATTGCCAATAATGCAATAAGACTGCGCGAAATACAGCAGCGCATAATTGATAATGACACCATCtttcaaaatatacacagtgcaAGCATTTCTGCACGTCGTGTACTTGCGCGCCACAGAATAAGAATGAAGCAAATTTACAGAGTTCCTTTCGAGAGAAACACAGAACGTGTAAAGCAACTGCGATATGACTATGTGCAG AGAGTGATGGAACTAGAAGCAGATGCAATGGGACATGAGCTACTTTTTGTGGATGAGGCCggttttaacctcagtaaaaccagGAGACGTGGCAGGAACATTATTGGACACCGTGCCATCATCAATGTCCCAGGACAACGTGGTGGTAACATAACCATGTGTGCAGCTATAAGCCAAAATggtgttgttcaccatcatgcaaCCATAGGCCCAtacaacactgcacacattattGCATTCCTGGACACCTTGCATGACATGCTCACTGTTCAGAGACCAGAGCAGACCCGATATGTCATCATATGGGACAATGTTAGTTTCCATAGGGCTGCTTTGGTCCGCAACTGGTTTACAGACCACCCATCCTTCATGGCACTCAACCTCCCTCCATACTCTCCATTCTTAAATCCCATCGAGGAGTTCTTCTCTGCCTGGCGCTGGAAAGTGTACGACCGTCATCCTCATCAACAGGTAGCCCTTTTACAGGCAATGGAGGAGACATGTGGAGATATTGACCAGGCATCATGTCAGGCCTGGATACGGCATTCAAGGAGATATTTTCCCCGGTGCCTTGGACTGGAGGATATCGCATGCGATGTGGACGAAATTTTGTGGCCGGACCCAGAAAGACGACATGATGTAGgctga
- the LOC102081486 gene encoding uncharacterized protein LOC102081486, translated as MQNVTASLMDIFVFRLPLLKPLIFLELFFETHATSQKMLTMLSDLTRADNELLEEVRANRHPCCNENVDAGVLPLDLPLHNMEELNNAEAAHQSPEANKAMVRRFALIGGTTLEVRVHRTAKRAGLGTQLDREQTKDQTEQKRAFKETALCRCIFDGLTQQVGVNSMSEFVFAQAVQKWLRYAPDRMGGAGRTSSIPIPE; from the exons ATGCAGAATGTTACAGCATCACTTATGGATATATTCGTTTTTCGACTCCCATTGCTTAAGCCATTAATCTTTCTAGAATTGTTCTTTGAAACACATGCAACCTCACAAAAGATGTTAACGATGCTGTCAGACCTGACCAGAGCAGATAACGAACTCCTTGAGGAGGTCAGAGCCAACCGCCATCCCTGCTGCAATGAAAATGTAGATGCTGGGGTATTGCCTCTGGATTTGCCCTTGCACAACATGGAGGAGCTAAACAATGCAGAGGCAGCTCATCAATCACCGGAGGCAAATAAGGCAATG gttaGACGCTTTGCCTTGATTGgagggaccacactggaggtgcgagtccatCGCACCGCCAAACGAGCTGGCCTCGGTACTCAACTGGACAGGGAacaaaccaaggaccagacagagcaaaaaagggcatttaaagagacagcgctgtgcagatgcatattcg atggcctgacgcagcaggtaggggtgaactctatgtctgagtttgtctttgctcaagcagtccaaAAATGGCTCAGATACGCTCCGGATCGTATGGGtggcgcaggacgcacatcatccatccccatccccgAGTAA
- the LOC109202658 gene encoding uncharacterized protein LOC109202658 isoform X1: MRIGKYFVALPYSNEKHNSTIHAKILKLLLHRIARRPDVGGRGRMFTTEQETHIVKMVIANNAIRLREIQQRIIDNDTIFQNIHSASISARRVLARHRIRMKQIYRVPFERNTERVKQLRYDYVQRVMELEADAMGHELLFVDEAGFNLSKTRRRGRNIIGHRAIINVPGQRGGNITMCAAISQNGVVHHHATIGPYNTAHIIAFLDTLHDMLTVQRPEQTRYVIIWDNVSFHRAALVRNWFTDHPSFMALNLPPYSPFLNPIEEFFSAWRWKVYDRHPHQQVALLQAMEETCGDIDQASCQAWIRHSRRYFPRCLGLEDIACDVDEILWPDPERRHDVG; this comes from the exons ATGAGAATCGGTAAGTactttgtagcactgccatactctaatgagaaacacaacagtaccatacatgcaaaaatactgaaattgttacttcACAGAATTGCTAGACGTCCAGATGTTGGGGGCAGAGGCAGAATGTTCACTACAGAGCAAGAGACCCATATAGTGAAAATGGTGATTGCCAATAATGCAATAAGACTGCGCGAAATACAGCAGCGCATAATTGATAATGACACCATCtttcaaaatatacacagtgcaAGCATTTCTGCACGTCGTGTACTTGCGCGCCACAGAATAAGAATGAAGCAAATTTACAGAGTTCCTTTCGAGAGAAACACAGAACGTGTAAAGCAACTGCGATATGACTATGTGCAG AGAGTGATGGAACTAGAAGCAGATGCAATGGGACATGAGCTACTTTTTGTGGATGAGGCCggttttaacctcagtaaaaccagGAGACGTGGCAGGAACATTATTGGACACCGTGCCATCATCAATGTCCCAGGACAACGTGGTGGTAACATAACCATGTGTGCAGCTATAAGCCAAAATggtgttgttcaccatcatgcaaCCATAGGCCCAtacaacactgcacacattattGCATTCCTGGACACCTTGCATGACATGCTCACTGTTCAGAGACCAGAGCAGACCCGATATGTCATCATATGGGACAATGTTAGTTTCCATAGGGCTGCTTTGGTCCGCAACTGGTTTACAGACCACCCATCCTTCATGGCACTCAACCTCCCTCCATACTCTCCATTCTTAAATCCCATCGAGGAGTTCTTCTCTGCCTGGCGCTGGAAAGTGTACGACCGTCATCCTCATCAACAGGTAGCCCTTTTACAGGCAATGGAGGAGACATGTGGAGATATTGACCAGGCATCATGTCAGGCCTGGATACGGCATTCAAGGAGATATTTTCCCCGGTGCCTTGGACTGGAGGATATCGCATGCGATGTGGACGAAATTTTGTGGCCGGACCCAGAAAGACGACATGATGTAGgctga